One Methylophilus sp. TWE2 DNA segment encodes these proteins:
- the aat gene encoding leucyl/phenylalanyl-tRNA--protein transferase: MHEHYYPLPGGPVLILGRETPFPPLQQALTDPNGLIAIGGDLQPERLIAAYKQGIFPWFSPEEPILWWSPDPRMVLFPESLNINRSLRKVIQQRPFDIRFNTDFKQVMQACAQTPRPGQPGTWISDDMVEAYHQLHLMGYAHSVEAWQQGQLVGGCYGVKIGRMFYGESMFHHVSNASKVAFAHLVQWLNAQQVGMIDCQMHTPLLAGFGAYEIPRDRFIAQLNELVQYDAT, from the coding sequence ATGCACGAACACTACTACCCCCTGCCAGGAGGGCCAGTCCTTATTCTGGGCAGAGAAACGCCTTTTCCGCCCTTGCAGCAAGCCCTGACCGACCCCAATGGCTTGATTGCAATCGGTGGCGATTTACAGCCGGAAAGGCTGATCGCTGCCTATAAACAGGGTATATTCCCGTGGTTCAGCCCAGAAGAGCCCATCCTCTGGTGGAGCCCTGACCCGCGCATGGTCCTGTTTCCAGAATCCCTCAACATCAACCGTTCATTACGCAAAGTCATCCAACAGCGTCCATTCGACATCCGTTTCAATACCGACTTCAAACAAGTGATGCAGGCTTGCGCACAAACACCCCGTCCAGGTCAGCCGGGCACTTGGATTTCAGACGACATGGTAGAGGCCTACCATCAGCTACACCTCATGGGTTATGCCCATAGCGTGGAGGCCTGGCAACAGGGCCAACTGGTTGGCGGCTGTTATGGGGTCAAAATTGGCCGCATGTTTTATGGTGAAAGCATGTTTCATCATGTCAGCAACGCCTCCAAAGTAGCGTTTGCCCATCTGGTGCAATGGTTAAACGCACAACAAGTCGGTATGATAGATTGTCAGATGCATACACCGCTACTGGCGGGTTTTGGTGCATATGAAATACCGAGAGACCGATTTATCGCACAATTGAACGAGCTAGTGCAATATGACGCTACCTAA
- a CDS encoding TatD family hydrolase, producing the protein MLIDTHCHLDASEFDADRDQVWREAQAQGVRALVIPAVMQSTFQPVMDWCSQHPQTGFALGWHPLFVDQAADDALQQMQDTVAAVLAGPQGRQLLAIGEIGLDFYVTRDNEAKQLALFEGQLQIAKQFGLPVILHVRAAVDSVLKYLRKYHLDGGIAHAFNGSLQQATIFSELGFKLGFGGAMTWPRALKIRKLAAELPVEVLVLETDAPDIPPVWVGHHGRNTPGQLKRIAEEMALIRGLEISQLIEITGKNSMQVLPKLAHLCT; encoded by the coding sequence ATGCTGATTGATACCCATTGCCATCTAGATGCCAGCGAGTTTGATGCCGATCGTGACCAAGTGTGGCGAGAGGCGCAAGCGCAAGGCGTGCGTGCGCTGGTGATTCCGGCTGTCATGCAATCCACGTTCCAACCGGTAATGGATTGGTGCTCACAGCATCCACAAACTGGCTTTGCCCTGGGCTGGCATCCTCTGTTTGTCGACCAGGCGGCAGATGACGCCTTGCAGCAGATGCAAGACACGGTGGCAGCAGTGTTGGCAGGCCCACAAGGACGGCAACTCCTGGCAATCGGGGAAATCGGCCTGGATTTTTATGTCACGCGCGACAACGAAGCCAAGCAGCTTGCCCTGTTTGAAGGGCAGTTACAGATCGCCAAGCAGTTTGGTCTGCCGGTCATTTTACATGTGCGTGCGGCTGTGGATAGCGTGCTTAAATACTTGCGCAAATATCATCTAGATGGTGGTATTGCGCATGCATTCAATGGCAGCCTGCAACAGGCAACGATATTCAGTGAACTTGGATTCAAGCTTGGATTTGGCGGTGCCATGACCTGGCCACGCGCACTGAAAATCCGCAAGCTGGCTGCTGAGCTCCCCGTGGAAGTCCTGGTTTTAGAGACGGATGCGCCCGATATTCCCCCGGTTTGGGTGGGCCATCACGGACGGAATACGCCTGGACAATTAAAAAGAATAGCAGAGGAAATGGCCCTAATTCGTGGCTTGGAAATTTCGCAACTCATTGAAATCACAGGTAAAAATTCTATGCAAGTTTTGCCAAAATTAGCGCATTTATGCACATGA
- a CDS encoding EAL domain-containing protein, giving the protein MKHYALFKKILLPLAAFGLITGLLSFAYIFNHHLNDIESKAHEETQKLANLLITARTLVSEHVLSSMALLKQYASVEGAPNIQGVTDMLGTTVPNLRFGDIEQTGRTILVDSVTRIGSGTATIFVKRGRQFLRIATNVKKADGSNAFGTELSPSGRAIESLLNDQTYYGVVDILGEAYLSRYEPMHDEKGKLIGAWYVGYKLDFNALDQAIRQWGFMEKGFVAITDGRGKIRFLTEGITPSQAISALEDKQHQWKRISKDVPEWDFQINILYPVNEAYWSALGAVSPVMIIAFSLTLVVLIVVVSGLRRFVLNPLGGDPDTAKQLLMRIERGDFEEDHTTAAPDTLIANMLKMRQRLREMVSQIQASANRLQVSASVFEHAHDAIFITDHHGLIVQCNPSFSVVTGYSSAEAIGELPAALGIACQLPDFFQSLYTGEQAFKTWKGEVWNRHRLGHDYLVELELSPVLNQAGEFQHYVGLFSDITHAKEQQNMLEHLAYHDVLTQLPNRVLFSSRLQQALLEAERQQSLVAICYIDLDDFKIVNDQYGHEYGDKLLMQLATRLTGILKPQDTLARLGGDEFAMLLCGGRTQAEYTRLLKKLLSAIEKPFTVDKFKFSISASIGYTLYPTDHNPPDTLLRHADHAMYHAKTHGGHQYQLFDLASAQQSQQQQLLLRDLLNAIQNNHIKLVYQPQVCMRSGKLFCFEALLRWQHPVRGLLFPKDFLDAVEHTTMIIDIGNWVIEESLRQLTEWQDQGLHTQVSVNIAAQHLMHKQFPDHLAALFKKYARITPQQLHIEITESAAISDFSRVNRVIQQCQSLGVAFSIDDFGSGYSSLIYLRRLPVNIIKIDQSFVHNMLSNQEDMAVIRGVITLSREFGRKVIAEGVEQAEQARILAGLGCDYAQGYGIARGMPGHKVIEWAGKHDPYEFS; this is encoded by the coding sequence ATGAAGCATTACGCGTTATTCAAGAAAATCTTGTTGCCACTGGCAGCGTTCGGCCTGATCACTGGCCTCCTTTCATTTGCCTATATTTTCAATCACCACCTGAATGATATTGAAAGCAAAGCGCATGAAGAAACACAAAAACTCGCCAACCTCTTAATCACCGCCAGAACACTGGTCAGTGAGCATGTGCTTTCGAGCATGGCCTTACTCAAACAGTATGCCTCAGTGGAAGGTGCCCCCAACATCCAAGGGGTCACAGACATGCTGGGCACGACAGTACCCAATTTGCGTTTTGGTGATATTGAACAGACTGGCCGAACGATTCTGGTGGATTCTGTGACCCGCATTGGTAGCGGCACAGCCACCATCTTTGTCAAACGCGGCCGGCAGTTTTTACGCATAGCCACTAACGTCAAAAAAGCCGATGGCAGCAATGCTTTCGGAACGGAGTTGAGCCCGTCTGGCAGGGCCATTGAGAGCCTGCTTAACGACCAAACCTATTACGGCGTGGTAGATATTCTTGGGGAAGCCTACCTCTCGCGCTACGAGCCTATGCACGACGAAAAAGGCAAACTCATTGGCGCCTGGTATGTGGGCTATAAGCTGGATTTTAATGCGCTTGACCAAGCAATCCGCCAATGGGGATTTATGGAAAAAGGGTTTGTCGCCATTACAGATGGTCGCGGTAAAATCCGCTTCCTCACGGAAGGGATCACGCCATCGCAAGCAATATCGGCGCTGGAGGACAAACAGCATCAGTGGAAACGAATCAGTAAGGACGTGCCGGAATGGGATTTCCAGATCAATATCCTGTATCCGGTCAATGAGGCTTACTGGTCGGCCCTGGGTGCAGTGTCACCGGTCATGATCATTGCCTTCAGCCTAACGCTGGTGGTGCTCATCGTGGTGGTTAGTGGGCTGCGGCGCTTTGTCTTGAATCCATTGGGGGGCGACCCCGACACTGCCAAACAGCTGTTGATGCGGATAGAACGCGGTGATTTTGAGGAAGATCATACGACTGCCGCCCCGGACACATTGATTGCCAACATGTTAAAAATGCGCCAGCGCCTGCGCGAAATGGTGAGCCAGATCCAGGCCAGCGCCAACCGGCTACAAGTGTCTGCCAGCGTGTTTGAGCACGCGCATGATGCCATCTTCATTACAGATCACCATGGCCTGATTGTGCAATGCAATCCGTCCTTCAGCGTGGTCACCGGCTACTCTTCGGCAGAAGCGATTGGCGAATTGCCCGCAGCACTGGGTATCGCCTGCCAGCTGCCTGACTTTTTTCAATCGCTTTATACAGGCGAACAGGCTTTCAAAACATGGAAAGGTGAAGTATGGAACCGCCATCGTCTGGGGCATGATTACCTGGTGGAACTGGAACTGTCACCCGTACTTAACCAGGCGGGGGAGTTTCAGCATTATGTGGGCTTATTTTCCGACATTACACATGCCAAAGAGCAGCAGAACATGCTCGAGCATCTGGCGTACCATGATGTATTAACACAATTACCAAACCGCGTGCTGTTTTCCAGTCGCTTGCAACAGGCCTTACTGGAAGCCGAACGCCAGCAATCCCTGGTGGCCATTTGTTACATAGACCTGGACGACTTCAAGATTGTAAATGACCAATATGGCCATGAATATGGAGACAAGTTACTCATGCAACTGGCGACCAGGCTGACAGGGATACTTAAGCCACAAGATACCTTGGCCAGGCTGGGAGGAGATGAGTTTGCGATGCTGCTCTGTGGCGGTCGCACACAAGCTGAATATACACGTTTACTTAAAAAACTGCTGTCTGCCATTGAAAAACCCTTTACGGTGGATAAATTCAAATTCTCGATTTCGGCCAGCATCGGCTATACCCTCTATCCGACGGACCACAATCCCCCAGACACCTTGCTGCGACATGCCGATCATGCCATGTACCATGCAAAGACCCATGGCGGGCACCAGTACCAGCTGTTTGACCTGGCTTCAGCACAGCAGTCCCAGCAACAGCAACTGCTACTGCGAGATTTACTCAACGCTATTCAGAACAACCACATCAAACTGGTCTACCAGCCACAGGTTTGCATGCGGTCTGGCAAGTTGTTCTGTTTTGAAGCGTTGCTGCGCTGGCAGCACCCGGTGCGTGGCCTGCTCTTCCCCAAGGACTTTCTAGATGCCGTGGAACATACAACCATGATTATTGATATTGGCAACTGGGTGATTGAAGAGAGTCTGCGCCAACTCACCGAGTGGCAAGACCAGGGCCTGCATACGCAAGTATCGGTGAACATTGCCGCACAGCATTTGATGCATAAACAATTTCCGGACCACCTGGCCGCTTTATTTAAAAAGTATGCCCGGATCACTCCACAGCAATTGCACATCGAGATTACCGAAAGTGCCGCAATCAGTGACTTTTCCCGTGTGAACCGTGTCATCCAGCAATGTCAGTCGTTGGGCGTAGCGTTCTCAATCGACGACTTTGGTTCGGGCTATTCTTCATTGATTTACTTGCGTCGCCTGCCGGTCAATATCATCAAGATAGACCAGTCATTTGTGCATAATATGCTCAGCAACCAGGAGGATATGGCGGTGATCCGGGGTGTCATTACCCTAAGCCGTGAATTTGGCCGTAAAGTCATTGCAGAAGGCGTAGAACAAGCCGAGCAGGCTCGCATTCTGGCAGGACTGGGATGCGATTATGCGCAAGGGTATGGCATCGCGCGTGGCATGCCTGGTCACAAGGTTATAGAATGGGCAGGTAAGCACGACCCTTACGAATTTAGCTGA
- a CDS encoding DUF2235 domain-containing protein, translating to MRKKERLIVLFDGTWNDPEDLTNVYQLSTLIEEYDGEIHQRFFYEPGVGTATGDKLRGGLFGYGLSENLLKGYDWLVKHYQEGDDIWVFGFSRGAYTARSMVGLIRKCGLLKTSTPDLLQRAEKLYRDKSAHPDSPQCQLFRQTYSKEVRIHFLGVWDTVGALGIPGTMISEYGFYAWHDTELSKIVSYAYHAMAIDEHREAYKVAMWTNEGGSKKNENIAVEQRWFIGAHANVGGGYGKDPLAGIALAWMLKKARDAQLKLKPFMTAPDAYLTNPTDSFKAFAYGLYGWFKGIFKKGDGRFYRPYAVTQGPLRAVNVTIDDSITAKWRAQAEYRPPTLVDAHRDPS from the coding sequence ATGAGGAAAAAAGAAAGACTGATTGTGCTGTTTGATGGCACCTGGAACGACCCCGAAGACCTGACCAATGTCTATCAGCTCTCCACGTTAATCGAAGAATATGACGGTGAGATTCACCAACGGTTTTTTTACGAACCTGGGGTAGGCACGGCCACCGGCGACAAACTGCGTGGTGGCTTATTTGGCTACGGATTAAGCGAGAACCTTCTCAAGGGTTATGACTGGCTAGTGAAACATTACCAAGAGGGTGATGACATCTGGGTATTCGGCTTCAGTCGCGGTGCCTATACCGCCAGGAGCATGGTCGGCCTGATCAGGAAATGCGGGCTACTCAAAACCAGCACGCCAGACTTATTGCAACGTGCAGAAAAGTTGTATCGCGACAAATCTGCCCATCCTGATAGTCCGCAGTGTCAGCTATTCAGGCAAACCTACAGCAAAGAGGTCCGTATCCATTTTTTAGGGGTTTGGGACACCGTGGGTGCATTGGGGATTCCTGGCACCATGATTTCGGAATACGGCTTTTACGCCTGGCATGATACAGAGCTTTCCAAAATTGTCTCTTATGCCTATCACGCCATGGCGATTGATGAGCACCGTGAAGCTTACAAAGTGGCTATGTGGACCAACGAAGGTGGCAGCAAAAAAAACGAGAATATTGCCGTGGAACAACGCTGGTTCATTGGCGCGCATGCCAATGTCGGTGGCGGTTACGGCAAAGACCCGCTGGCAGGGATTGCCTTAGCCTGGATGCTGAAAAAAGCACGCGATGCCCAGTTAAAGCTTAAGCCGTTCATGACGGCACCAGATGCCTACTTAACCAACCCCACCGACTCATTTAAAGCTTTCGCTTATGGGTTATATGGCTGGTTTAAAGGCATATTCAAAAAAGGAGATGGCCGCTTTTACCGGCCATATGCAGTCACACAAGGCCCGTTGCGTGCGGTGAATGTCACCATTGATGACAGCATTACTGCCAAATGGCGGGCGCAAGCCGAGTATCGGCCACCCACTCTGGTGGATGCCCACAGAGATCCCAGTTAG
- the mtnA gene encoding S-methyl-5-thioribose-1-phosphate isomerase: MRIHEQHFRTIWQEANAVCLIDQTRLPFEFVTVTVTTLPEICHAIRSMQVRGAPLIGATAAYGVALGIQAVATDQQLNAVVKELIATRPTAVNLAWAATRMQQQLQALPVSARAAHAWQMAAEIADEDVAQNLAIGQHGKMLIESKAGINPQQVVNILTHCNAGWLATVDGGTALAPIYAAHDAGLKVHVWVDETRPRNQGASLTAWELAQHGVPHTVIADNAGGHLMQHGQVDMVIVGADRVSRHGDVCNKIGTYLKALAAFDQDIPFYAAVPTPTIDWQLARGADIDIEMRDADEVAYMQGQGKDGRLQQVRVIPHESQALNPAFDVTPARLVTGIITERGVFSPNQLTTLEPST; encoded by the coding sequence ATGCGTATTCATGAACAACATTTTCGTACAATTTGGCAGGAAGCCAATGCTGTCTGCCTCATAGACCAAACACGCCTGCCTTTTGAATTTGTGACCGTCACCGTGACGACCCTGCCGGAAATTTGCCATGCCATCCGCAGCATGCAAGTGCGCGGCGCGCCACTGATAGGAGCCACAGCTGCATACGGTGTTGCACTAGGGATACAGGCTGTTGCCACAGACCAGCAATTAAATGCTGTTGTGAAAGAATTGATTGCGACCAGGCCGACTGCCGTTAACCTGGCATGGGCGGCTACACGTATGCAGCAACAATTGCAGGCTTTACCAGTGTCGGCACGCGCAGCACATGCCTGGCAGATGGCTGCAGAAATCGCTGATGAAGATGTGGCGCAGAACCTGGCGATTGGCCAGCATGGCAAAATGTTGATTGAATCAAAAGCGGGTATTAATCCTCAGCAGGTAGTGAATATCCTGACCCATTGCAACGCTGGGTGGCTGGCGACGGTGGATGGCGGAACAGCGCTGGCGCCGATTTACGCTGCGCATGATGCCGGCCTGAAGGTGCATGTATGGGTAGACGAAACACGCCCGCGCAACCAGGGTGCCAGCCTGACCGCCTGGGAACTGGCGCAGCATGGCGTGCCGCATACAGTGATTGCAGACAATGCGGGTGGGCATCTGATGCAGCATGGGCAAGTCGATATGGTGATTGTGGGTGCAGACCGGGTGTCACGGCACGGGGATGTCTGCAACAAGATTGGTACCTATTTGAAGGCCCTGGCAGCCTTTGACCAGGACATCCCTTTTTATGCGGCGGTGCCTACACCCACCATAGACTGGCAACTGGCCCGCGGAGCGGATATCGACATTGAAATGCGTGATGCCGATGAAGTGGCTTATATGCAAGGCCAGGGAAAGGATGGGCGGTTGCAACAGGTGCGTGTGATTCCACATGAAAGTCAGGCGCTGAATCCTGCGTTTGACGTGACACCGGCCAGGCTGGTGACAGGCATAATTACCGAGCGGGGGGTATTTTCTCCAAACCAATTAACCACCTTGGAGCCTTCCACATGA
- a CDS encoding YgiQ family radical SAM protein yields MEIYTSLTAKPVNSYRPYWAKRFGTAPVLPMSRAEMDALGWDSCDIILVSGDAYIDHPSFGVALIGRLLEAQGFRVGIIAQPDWQSAEPFKVLGKPNLYFGVTAGNMDSMVNRYTADRKIRSDDAYTPNAEANKRPDRAVLVYSQRCKEAYSDVPLVIGSIEASLRRIAHYDYWSDKVRRSILIDSKADLLVYGNAERAIVELSHRIARGEAIHEIQDIRGTAFIRKQVPDDFVEVPSTRLDRPGVVEKHEDPYAMKMGKGDASCATDEKAGETAPTISLPLPLKAAKIPRDRQVIRMPSYEEVVNDPVMYAHASRVLHLEANPGNARALVQRHGNREVWLNPPPIPLTTKEMDYVYDLPYARMPHPAYQGANIPAWQMIRFSVNIMRGCFGGCTFCSITEHEGRIIQSRSEDSILREIEEIRDKVDGFTGVISDLGGPTANMYRLSCKSEEIEKNCRKLSCVYPGVCENLNTDHSALIQLYRKARNLRGVKKILIGSGLRYDLAVKSPEYVKELVQHHVGGYLKIAPEHSEENVLSKMMKPGMGAYDEFKRMFEKFSAEAGKKQYLIPYFIAAHPGTTDEDMVNLALWLKRNDFRLDQVQTFTPTPMAMATAMYHSGKNPLRKVTADSEPVPIPKTGTIRKLHKAFIRYHDPQNWPMLREALKKMGRADLIGNGKKHLVPAYQPAVLPKIVQSDGSRFQAKPMPKGFNQTKSFASPKKHTGSRNKH; encoded by the coding sequence GTGGAAATCTACACCTCCCTTACTGCCAAACCTGTTAACAGCTATCGCCCTTATTGGGCCAAGCGTTTCGGGACCGCGCCCGTGCTGCCCATGAGCCGAGCAGAAATGGATGCGTTGGGCTGGGATAGTTGCGACATTATTCTGGTGAGTGGCGATGCGTATATTGATCATCCCAGCTTTGGTGTGGCCCTGATCGGGCGTTTGCTTGAAGCACAGGGCTTTCGCGTCGGTATTATTGCGCAGCCGGACTGGCAATCGGCCGAACCATTTAAGGTGCTGGGTAAACCCAATCTGTACTTCGGGGTGACGGCAGGCAATATGGATAGTATGGTCAACCGCTACACGGCGGACCGTAAAATCCGTTCCGACGATGCGTATACGCCCAATGCCGAGGCGAATAAACGTCCGGACCGTGCCGTATTGGTGTACTCGCAACGCTGCAAGGAAGCTTATTCCGATGTGCCACTAGTGATTGGTAGTATTGAGGCCAGCCTGCGTCGGATTGCCCATTATGATTACTGGTCGGACAAAGTTCGCCGCTCTATTCTGATTGATTCCAAAGCAGACTTGTTGGTATACGGCAATGCCGAGCGTGCCATCGTCGAGCTTTCGCACCGGATTGCGCGCGGTGAAGCCATTCACGAGATTCAGGATATCCGTGGTACGGCGTTTATACGCAAACAAGTGCCGGATGATTTTGTGGAAGTCCCTTCTACACGCCTGGACAGGCCTGGCGTCGTAGAGAAGCACGAAGATCCTTATGCCATGAAAATGGGTAAGGGCGATGCCAGCTGTGCAACCGATGAGAAAGCTGGTGAGACTGCACCCACGATCAGCTTGCCGCTACCGCTCAAAGCGGCCAAGATACCACGTGACCGCCAGGTCATCCGCATGCCTTCCTATGAAGAGGTGGTGAATGACCCGGTGATGTATGCGCATGCCTCACGCGTGCTGCATCTGGAAGCCAACCCCGGTAATGCACGCGCACTGGTGCAAAGGCATGGCAACCGTGAAGTCTGGCTCAATCCGCCCCCCATCCCGCTGACTACCAAGGAGATGGATTACGTCTACGACTTGCCGTATGCGCGTATGCCGCATCCGGCCTATCAAGGTGCCAATATTCCTGCCTGGCAAATGATCCGCTTTTCGGTCAATATCATGCGCGGCTGTTTTGGCGGTTGTACATTCTGTTCGATTACCGAGCACGAGGGACGTATTATCCAGAGCCGTTCTGAAGATTCTATTTTGCGCGAGATTGAAGAAATCCGTGACAAGGTCGATGGCTTTACCGGCGTGATTTCTGACCTGGGCGGCCCGACGGCCAATATGTACCGTTTATCCTGCAAGTCTGAAGAAATTGAGAAAAATTGCCGCAAATTGTCTTGCGTCTATCCTGGTGTCTGTGAAAACCTCAATACTGACCATTCGGCATTGATACAGTTGTATCGCAAGGCACGCAACCTGCGTGGCGTGAAAAAAATCCTGATCGGTTCGGGCTTGCGCTATGACCTTGCCGTGAAGTCACCCGAGTATGTGAAGGAACTGGTACAGCACCATGTCGGTGGCTACTTAAAAATTGCACCAGAGCATTCTGAAGAGAATGTGTTAAGTAAAATGATGAAACCCGGCATGGGTGCTTATGATGAGTTCAAGCGCATGTTTGAAAAATTCAGTGCCGAAGCCGGTAAAAAGCAATACCTGATCCCGTATTTTATTGCGGCGCATCCCGGGACGACAGATGAGGATATGGTCAACCTGGCCTTATGGTTGAAGCGTAACGATTTCCGCCTGGACCAGGTGCAAACATTTACGCCAACCCCGATGGCGATGGCGACGGCCATGTATCACAGTGGCAAGAATCCCTTGCGCAAAGTGACGGCTGATTCTGAGCCTGTTCCCATCCCCAAAACAGGAACCATCCGTAAACTGCATAAAGCCTTTATCCGTTACCATGACCCGCAAAACTGGCCCATGTTGCGCGAAGCGCTGAAAAAAATGGGCCGTGCAGACTTGATCGGTAATGGTAAAAAACACCTGGTGCCAGCTTACCAGCCCGCGGTCTTGCCTAAAATTGTGCAGTCTGATGGTAGCCGCTTCCAGGCCAAGCCTATGCCTAAAGGTTTTAACCAGACCAAAAGCTTTGCCAGCCCGAAAAAACACACGGGCAGCCGCAACAAGCACTAA
- a CDS encoding arginyltransferase produces MTLPNDAPLQKLQFYVTTAYPCGYLPKKLAQSLIATPQNLVDDTVYSGLIQQGFRRSGKFAYRPHCEHCNACISVRLPVNEFQATRSQLRAFKKHADLQVSIVEANYHEEHFALYQAYQAQRHHQGPDHSAELEDEAAQYQQFLCQSNVDSLMVEFRDAQQTLKMVSVIDVVLDGLSAVYTFYDANDKASYGTYSILWQIEWAKQLNLPYLYLGYWIADSQKMTYKQQFQPQEKLVDGEWIR; encoded by the coding sequence ATGACGCTACCTAATGATGCCCCGCTGCAAAAGCTGCAGTTTTATGTCACCACAGCCTATCCATGTGGTTACCTGCCCAAGAAACTGGCACAAAGCCTGATTGCCACACCGCAGAACCTGGTGGATGACACCGTTTATAGCGGATTGATTCAACAGGGCTTCAGACGGAGCGGCAAGTTTGCTTACCGCCCCCATTGCGAGCATTGCAATGCCTGCATTTCCGTACGCCTGCCCGTGAATGAGTTCCAGGCCACGCGCAGCCAACTGCGTGCGTTTAAAAAACACGCAGACCTTCAAGTCTCTATTGTCGAAGCGAATTATCACGAAGAGCATTTTGCCTTATATCAGGCCTACCAGGCACAACGTCACCATCAGGGGCCTGATCATTCTGCAGAGCTGGAAGATGAAGCTGCACAGTATCAACAGTTCTTGTGCCAGAGCAATGTGGATAGCCTGATGGTGGAGTTTCGTGATGCGCAACAGACCCTCAAAATGGTGAGTGTCATCGACGTTGTCCTTGATGGTTTGTCTGCGGTATATACATTTTATGATGCTAACGATAAAGCCAGCTATGGCACCTATAGCATATTGTGGCAAATCGAGTGGGCCAAACAACTCAACCTGCCTTATTTATATTTAGGCTATTGGATCGCCGACAGCCAGAAAATGACCTACAAACAGCAGTTCCAGCCGCAAGAAAAACTGGTGGATGGTGAGTGGATTCGTTAG
- a CDS encoding class II aldolase/adducin family protein, producing the protein MTPTPAEQLLLAVQKMAEAGLNKGTSGNASIRLDDGFLVTPSGVPVEQLTANSMVYMDWEGRPEAGKKPSSEWRFHRDILLARPEMGAVVHSHSMFSTTIACMGRNVPPFHYMIATVGGDDIRCAPYALFGTQALSDSAVAALQDRKACLLAHHGMIAVGKTLPQALAIAVEVENLCEQYWRLLKLGEVKLLTSEQMREVHAQFTGYGQWGK; encoded by the coding sequence ATGACACCCACCCCTGCTGAGCAGTTGCTGCTAGCCGTACAAAAGATGGCAGAGGCTGGGCTCAATAAAGGCACCTCCGGGAATGCAAGTATCCGCTTGGACGATGGTTTCCTGGTCACTCCCTCTGGGGTCCCGGTTGAGCAGTTGACCGCAAACAGTATGGTGTACATGGACTGGGAGGGTAGGCCGGAAGCTGGTAAGAAACCTTCCAGTGAATGGCGTTTTCACCGCGATATTTTGCTGGCCAGGCCAGAAATGGGCGCCGTTGTCCATAGCCACAGCATGTTCTCTACCACCATCGCTTGCATGGGGCGCAACGTGCCACCTTTTCATTACATGATTGCAACAGTCGGCGGCGATGATATCCGTTGTGCCCCCTATGCCTTGTTCGGGACACAGGCCTTGTCCGACAGTGCCGTTGCTGCCTTGCAAGATCGTAAGGCTTGCCTGTTGGCGCACCACGGCATGATTGCGGTGGGTAAGACTCTGCCACAAGCGCTGGCGATTGCGGTGGAAGTTGAGAACCTGTGTGAGCAGTATTGGCGGCTATTGAAGTTGGGTGAGGTCAAACTGCTGACGTCTGAACAGATGCGCGAGGTACATGCCCAGTTCACCGGTTATGGTCAGTGGGGTAAATAG